One genomic segment of Coleofasciculaceae cyanobacterium includes these proteins:
- a CDS encoding sugar O-acetyltransferase: protein MKKTEREKMLNGELYLATDRELTAMHFQARRLLHDFNLSQPNELNQQKEIIISLFGGIGANFSLRPPFYCDYGRHIFAGDNLYINYDCTILDCNTVHLGNDVLLAPKVQIYTAYHPTDPELRLSGKELAAPVIIGDNVWLGGGVIICPGVTIGSNVTIGAGSIVTKDIPSNVVAAGNPCRIIKQHS, encoded by the coding sequence ATGAAAAAAACTGAGCGAGAAAAAATGTTGAATGGCGAGTTGTATTTAGCAACGGATCGAGAACTAACAGCGATGCACTTTCAGGCGCGTAGGCTGCTTCATGACTTTAATTTATCGCAACCTAATGAGCTAAATCAGCAAAAAGAGATTATTATCAGTTTGTTTGGCGGTATTGGAGCTAATTTCAGCTTAAGACCTCCTTTTTACTGTGATTACGGCCGTCATATTTTTGCAGGAGACAATTTATACATCAACTATGACTGCACAATTCTTGACTGCAACACGGTACATTTGGGCAATGATGTTTTACTCGCACCCAAGGTGCAAATCTATACAGCATATCATCCTACAGATCCCGAATTGAGATTGTCAGGGAAAGAACTTGCAGCACCAGTTATCATTGGTGATAATGTTTGGCTTGGAGGTGGGGTAATTATTTGTCCTGGGGTGACTATTGGCTCAAACGTAACTATCGGTGCAGGTAGTATAGTAACTAAAGATATTCCCAGTAATGTTGTTGCTGCTGGTAATCCTTGCCGAATCATTAAACAGCATAGTTAG
- a CDS encoding RRXRR domain-containing protein: MIRVPVVNPDNSPAMPCKASRARRMVRDGKAVGKRNKLGIYYIQLVEEPSGREKQSISAGIDPGKYYSGIGLVSRKFTLFTAHLFLPFETVKKRMEQRRMMRRSRRGRRINRNLAFFLRAHRQKRFSNRRGNKLAPSIKANRLLEIRVITELAKIYPISSIVYEYVKAKTLPGCNFSPVQVGQKWAIKQLNKIAPTTTRFGWQTSNLRKHLGLPKQKLNKKEAIPATHAVDGLTLAASQFIDYLPFENSEGRGHCWQGQIKITNAPFFVIRRPPVSRRQLHLMLPSKGGNRRKYGGTTTRHDLRKGDFVEGVKAGITYQGWCSGDTAKQISISNAAWKRIGQFTTSKVKLLRRATGLICTQEEKFLVAV, translated from the coding sequence ATGATTAGAGTACCAGTAGTAAATCCTGATAATAGTCCTGCGATGCCATGCAAAGCTTCTAGAGCTAGGCGGATGGTACGAGATGGCAAAGCCGTAGGCAAACGAAATAAGTTAGGCATCTACTACATTCAGTTGGTAGAAGAGCCTAGCGGTAGAGAAAAGCAATCTATTTCGGCTGGCATCGACCCAGGTAAATATTATTCTGGGATAGGACTTGTAAGCAGAAAGTTTACTCTGTTTACCGCTCATTTGTTTCTACCTTTTGAAACGGTTAAAAAGCGAATGGAGCAGCGTAGAATGATGCGTCGTTCTAGAAGAGGCAGAAGAATTAATCGCAATCTGGCTTTTTTTCTTCGCGCACATAGACAAAAAAGATTCTCTAATCGTCGTGGTAACAAGCTTGCTCCAAGTATTAAAGCTAATAGATTACTTGAGATTCGCGTAATAACTGAGCTAGCTAAAATCTATCCGATTAGCTCTATTGTCTACGAATATGTCAAAGCGAAAACACTACCTGGATGTAATTTCTCACCAGTCCAGGTGGGTCAAAAATGGGCAATCAAGCAGTTAAACAAGATTGCACCAACCACAACTAGGTTTGGATGGCAGACTTCCAATCTTAGAAAACACCTAGGTTTACCTAAGCAAAAGCTAAACAAAAAAGAAGCGATTCCAGCAACTCATGCAGTCGATGGGTTGACTCTCGCAGCCAGTCAGTTTATTGATTATTTGCCTTTTGAGAACTCTGAAGGTAGAGGTCACTGCTGGCAGGGGCAAATAAAAATAACCAATGCTCCCTTCTTTGTAATTAGACGACCGCCTGTTTCCCGTAGACAGTTACACCTAATGCTGCCAAGCAAAGGAGGTAATCGGCGTAAATACGGTGGTACGACTACTAGACACGATCTTCGTAAAGGAGACTTTGTTGAAGGAGTTAAAGCTGGTATTACTTACCAGGGTTGGTGTTCTGGCGATACTGCTAAACAAATAAGCATCTCAAATGCAGCCTGGAAGCGTATTGGTCAGTTCACAACCAGCAAAGTAAAGTTGTTGCGACGAGCAACAGGATTAATTTGTACACAGGAAGAGAAATTTCTCGTCGCAGTTTAG
- a CDS encoding FAD-binding oxidoreductase, with protein MSLTTEILSQQPDNVLARLRQADGFWSTLRSGNLAAPEVVSNSSAISGESETDVAICGGTLGILLGAALQQLGWQVVLIEKGILQGREQEWNISRQELNTLIELELLTEEELATAIATEYNPARVSFKPGEEVWVKDVLNIGVDPVYLLAKLKQKFFQAGGKLLENTAFKSATVHPDGIVIQTGVQTIKTRLLIDAMGHFSPIIQQVRNGIKPEAVCVVVGSCAQGFPENKTGDLIYSFTPIINHCQYFWEAFPAKDGRTTYMFSYLDAEPERPSLEDFMNEYLRLLPKYQNITLEQLKFQRFLFGFFPAYKDSPIKLPFDRILPVGDSAGGQSPVSFGGFGAMIRHLKRLTNGINEALIVDRLSNKDLVLLQPYQPNISVTWLFQQTMSVKVGQQVNPEQINNLMSGVFAVMERLGDDVLKPFLQDVIQFAPLAKTLPSVNPKLVLPLLPQIGINPLVNWSFHYFNLALYSGLYSAAKLAQPVVKNLSPSQQYYYHRWLDAWKYGSGNDYHGRQ; from the coding sequence ATGAGTTTAACCACAGAAATACTTTCTCAACAACCAGACAATGTATTAGCAAGATTGCGCCAAGCAGATGGATTTTGGTCAACATTACGCTCAGGAAACCTAGCTGCGCCAGAAGTTGTCAGCAATAGTTCAGCAATCAGCGGCGAGTCAGAAACAGATGTGGCAATCTGTGGCGGGACATTAGGCATCCTCTTAGGTGCAGCACTACAGCAGCTTGGTTGGCAGGTTGTGCTAATTGAAAAGGGAATTCTGCAAGGAAGAGAACAAGAGTGGAATATTTCGCGCCAGGAATTAAATACATTAATTGAATTAGAGTTGTTGACTGAGGAAGAATTGGCAACGGCGATCGCTACTGAATATAATCCCGCCAGAGTCAGCTTTAAACCAGGGGAAGAAGTTTGGGTCAAAGATGTTTTAAATATTGGAGTCGATCCTGTTTATTTATTGGCAAAACTCAAACAAAAATTTTTCCAGGCAGGAGGCAAGTTATTAGAAAATACGGCGTTTAAATCGGCTACGGTTCATCCTGATGGAATAGTAATACAAACAGGAGTACAAACCATCAAAACTCGACTGCTAATAGATGCTATGGGACACTTTTCACCCATAATTCAACAGGTCAGAAATGGGATCAAACCTGAAGCAGTTTGTGTTGTAGTTGGTAGCTGCGCCCAAGGGTTTCCTGAAAACAAGACAGGAGATTTAATTTATTCCTTCACGCCAATTATTAATCACTGTCAATACTTTTGGGAAGCTTTTCCTGCCAAAGATGGTCGTACTACCTATATGTTCAGCTATCTAGATGCCGAGCCAGAAAGACCAAGCTTGGAAGATTTTATGAACGAATATCTCAGGCTTTTGCCAAAATATCAAAATATTACCTTAGAACAGCTAAAATTTCAGCGATTTTTATTTGGCTTTTTTCCTGCATATAAAGATAGTCCGATCAAACTACCTTTCGATCGCATTTTGCCCGTAGGCGACAGCGCAGGGGGACAATCTCCTGTCAGCTTTGGTGGCTTTGGCGCAATGATTCGTCATTTGAAACGTTTAACTAATGGTATCAACGAAGCTTTGATCGTAGATCGCTTAAGCAATAAAGATTTAGTTCTACTACAACCATATCAACCTAATATCTCTGTTACCTGGTTATTTCAGCAAACCATGAGCGTAAAGGTTGGTCAACAGGTTAATCCCGAGCAAATTAATAATCTCATGAGCGGTGTTTTTGCCGTGATGGAACGTTTGGGAGACGACGTACTCAAGCCATTTTTACAGGACGTAATTCAATTTGCACCTTTAGCCAAAACTTTGCCTTCAGTTAATCCTAAATTAGTCTTACCTTTGTTGCCTCAAATTGGCATTAATCCTTTAGTTAACTGGAGTTTTCACTATTTCAACCTGGCACTATATAGCGGTTTGTATAGTGCAGCAAAACTAGCTCAACCAGTAGTTAAAAATCTATCGCCGTCTCAGCAATATTATTATCATCGTTGGTTAGATGCTTGGAAATATGGTTCAGGTAACGATTATCACGGTCGTCAATAG
- a CDS encoding RNA-binding protein, translating into MSIYVGNLNYEVTKEDLTTVFEEYGTVSRVSLPSDRETGRPRGFGFVEMSTEDEETKAIESLDGADWMGRELRVNKARPRENNRGGGGNRRFESSSRNY; encoded by the coding sequence ATGTCAATCTATGTAGGTAATCTTAATTACGAGGTCACTAAAGAAGATCTTACGACTGTTTTTGAAGAATACGGTACTGTATCTAGGGTTTCTCTTCCATCAGACCGCGAAACGGGTCGTCCCAGAGGTTTCGGTTTCGTAGAAATGAGTACTGAAGACGAAGAAACCAAAGCAATTGAAAGTTTAGACGGTGCAGACTGGATGGGAAGAGAATTAAGAGTCAATAAAGCCAGACCTCGTGAAAATAATCGTGGTGGTGGTGGTAATCGCCGTTTTGAAAGCTCATCCCGCAACTATTAA
- the mgtE gene encoding magnesium transporter, whose protein sequence is MTPNGTKYNELRQLVRSQLELLLESGNLQGAKSLLIPVQPVDIAEAIEGLPEPIQLIAFRLLSKAEAIEVYEYLNTDVQQALIQEFKRQEVLDVVDQMSPDDRARMFDELPAKVVRRLLSQLSPKERQATAILLGYGEDTAGRIMTPEYISLKENLTVSQTLERIRNLSNTSEVVYYLYVTNISRQLTGIVSLRDLVIAAPDTTLAEIMTRDVVFVHTDTDQEEVARTIQRYDILALPVVDSEERLVGVVTVDDVIDIIEREATEDIYALGGVQSDKDNYFQTNLLIVARRRVVWLFVLLLTNTVTGAIIRSQESLLQQVVILTAFIPLLTGTGGNVGAQSSTVVIRGLNTEEIQNLGAGKVVFREAAAGILLGLILGTMATVWAYFLQGSWAVAISVGTSLVAISLLASVAGSALPFLFRSLGLDPALMSAPFITTAVDVLGVLIYFYIARTILGL, encoded by the coding sequence ATGACACCAAATGGAACTAAATATAACGAATTAAGACAGTTAGTTCGATCGCAACTAGAACTATTGCTAGAAAGCGGCAACTTGCAGGGGGCTAAATCTCTTTTAATTCCTGTACAGCCAGTAGATATTGCCGAAGCGATTGAAGGCTTACCAGAACCAATCCAGTTAATTGCCTTTCGGTTACTTTCTAAAGCAGAAGCGATCGAAGTATATGAATATCTTAATACTGATGTTCAACAAGCTTTAATTCAGGAATTTAAACGACAAGAAGTATTAGACGTTGTGGATCAAATGTCTCCAGATGACCGCGCTAGGATGTTTGATGAGCTACCAGCTAAAGTAGTACGTCGTTTATTGTCACAGTTAAGCCCAAAAGAACGCCAGGCTACGGCTATTTTACTGGGTTACGGCGAAGATACGGCGGGGCGCATTATGACCCCCGAATATATCTCGCTGAAAGAGAATCTGACTGTTAGCCAGACTTTAGAAAGAATCAGAAATTTATCAAATACTTCCGAAGTTGTCTATTATCTTTACGTCACTAATATTTCTCGCCAATTAACTGGAATTGTCTCTTTAAGAGATTTAGTCATTGCTGCGCCAGATACGACTTTAGCCGAAATCATGACTCGCGATGTGGTGTTTGTACATACTGATACCGACCAAGAAGAGGTTGCCAGAACGATTCAACGTTACGACATTTTAGCACTGCCAGTAGTTGATAGCGAAGAACGGTTAGTGGGAGTTGTGACCGTTGACGATGTGATTGATATTATCGAGCGCGAAGCAACTGAAGATATTTACGCCTTGGGTGGGGTACAGTCAGATAAAGATAATTATTTTCAAACCAACTTATTGATCGTAGCCCGTCGTAGAGTGGTTTGGTTGTTTGTTTTATTGCTGACCAATACTGTAACTGGTGCAATTATTCGTTCTCAGGAGTCATTATTGCAACAGGTAGTAATCTTGACTGCTTTTATTCCTTTGTTGACTGGTACTGGAGGGAACGTAGGCGCACAGTCTTCTACGGTGGTGATCAGGGGTTTAAATACCGAAGAGATTCAAAACCTGGGGGCGGGAAAAGTTGTCTTTCGCGAAGCAGCAGCAGGCATTCTGTTGGGTTTAATTTTGGGGACAATGGCAACTGTCTGGGCATATTTTCTCCAGGGAAGTTGGGCAGTAGCAATATCGGTAGGAACTAGTTTAGTGGCGATCTCGCTGTTGGCTTCTGTGGCTGGTTCGGCTTTGCCTTTTCTATTTCGTTCTTTGGGCTTAGATCCTGCCTTGATGTCTGCACCGTTTATCACCACAGCCGTAGATGTTTTAGGAGTACTAATTTACTTCTACATCGCTCGCACCATTCTTGGTCTATAA
- a CDS encoding pentapeptide repeat-containing protein — translation MNGEKLLLLYQQGNRDFSRANLSQIQILQVELVNIDLNRTELDWANFSGTNLTAANFSRANLSNARLIKTNLAGANLNSADLAAADLSWANLENASLARVDLSNANLSQSFFRDANLADADLSNANLTRANLSGANLSRANLSGADLTGVDLSGANFTRADLSEANLTDADLTYASFNRADLSGCSLRQSNLEQATLHGANLRSANLRSAILTGAVLKDGDRSSNSLTTISQLSSTNSQQNNKIDLCSANLQGANLQGASLQNANFRFALLFKANLEKANLQNSSLIDVYLRGANLRGANLKNSVLSGINWKGTVMPDGTIHP, via the coding sequence ATGAATGGAGAAAAATTATTACTGCTATATCAGCAGGGCAATAGAGATTTTAGTCGTGCTAATCTCAGTCAAATTCAGATTTTACAAGTTGAGTTAGTTAATATAGACTTGAACCGAACCGAGTTGGACTGGGCAAATTTTAGCGGGACAAACCTTACCGCAGCAAATTTTAGTCGCGCTAATTTAAGTAACGCTCGGCTGATTAAAACCAATTTAGCTGGAGCAAATCTTAATAGTGCCGATCTAGCTGCTGCCGATCTAAGCTGGGCTAACTTAGAAAATGCTTCTCTAGCTAGAGTCGATCTAAGCAATGCCAATCTCAGTCAGTCATTTTTTCGCGATGCCAATTTAGCTGATGCCGATTTGAGTAATGCCAATCTGACTAGAGCTAATCTTAGTGGTGCTAATCTCAGCCGAGCCAATTTAAGTGGTGCCGATCTTACAGGAGTAGACTTAAGCGGAGCAAATTTTACTCGTGCCGATTTAAGCGAAGCCAATTTGACTGATGCTGATTTAACTTATGCCAGCTTTAATCGAGCCGACTTGAGCGGTTGCAGTCTGCGCCAGTCAAACCTAGAACAGGCAACGCTACATGGTGCTAATTTACGCTCGGCTAACTTACGCAGTGCCATACTAACAGGGGCAGTTTTAAAAGATGGCGATAGATCGAGTAATAGTCTGACAACAATATCGCAGTTGAGTTCAACTAATTCCCAACAGAACAACAAAATTGATTTATGCTCTGCCAATTTACAGGGAGCTAATTTACAGGGAGCTAGTTTGCAAAATGCCAACTTTAGATTTGCTTTGTTGTTCAAAGCTAATTTAGAAAAAGCTAATTTGCAGAACTCTAGCTTGATTGATGTGTATTTGCGAGGAGCTAATTTAAGAGGGGCTAACCTCAAAAACAGTGTGTTAAGTGGTATTAATTGGAAGGGAACAGTTATGCCTGATGGAACGATTCATCCTTAG
- a CDS encoding DUF3122 domain-containing protein has translation MLHKLLTIITVRKIAFYRLIVLFNLTIIFTLSLLLHCLPATALLRQHHETLNVLRYHAQDPLKDRDGNTWQVLLFPDNSQSVKTTYYLRLVGFPGVNSFIHPKSLEILTSQGKILTATDAYPQSAPAPNVGQYDLTSVIPRLPSKGSLKLAVPLKDDRELALKISDQVLEEWRLLTQEIERKE, from the coding sequence ATGTTGCATAAATTACTAACTATAATTACCGTTCGCAAGATAGCTTTTTATCGCTTAATTGTCTTATTTAATTTGACCATAATTTTTACCTTAAGCCTGCTGCTACATTGCTTACCCGCTACCGCACTTTTGAGGCAACATCACGAAACCCTTAACGTTTTGCGGTATCATGCTCAAGACCCATTAAAAGATCGTGATGGCAATACTTGGCAAGTTCTGTTGTTTCCAGATAATAGCCAAAGCGTTAAGACAACATACTATTTACGTCTGGTAGGATTCCCTGGAGTCAACTCTTTTATTCATCCTAAATCTTTAGAGATTCTGACATCCCAAGGCAAAATATTAACTGCGACAGATGCTTATCCCCAATCTGCGCCAGCTCCTAATGTCGGTCAATATGACTTAACCTCAGTCATACCTCGTCTGCCATCTAAAGGTAGCTTGAAGTTAGCTGTACCTTTAAAAGATGATCGTGAACTAGCTCTAAAAATTTCTGATCAAGTCCTGGAAGAATGGCGGTTACTAACGCAAGAAATTGAAAGAAAAGAATAA
- a CDS encoding Crp/Fnr family transcriptional regulator: MLLSQKPNSNLSLGRREKELLLHQYQKGDEISVLDSGIWQVYRGVVQLSRVQPDGTEIISGWVTANGIFGNLVDNSVLYRAVALGDVYAKRYSSLDAARHPSLARQLLAQFSDRLVKSQQLLAIIAIRRVEERLIQLLLMLKQEIGQTVTDGIRLQVRFTHQHLAESIHTTRVTVTRVLGDLQNQGLIYFDDERHIVIRS, translated from the coding sequence ATGCTACTGAGTCAAAAACCAAACTCTAACCTAAGTCTAGGACGAAGAGAAAAAGAATTACTCTTGCATCAGTATCAAAAAGGAGATGAAATTTCTGTTCTAGATTCGGGAATTTGGCAAGTTTATCGGGGTGTAGTGCAATTGAGTCGAGTTCAACCAGACGGGACAGAAATAATCTCAGGCTGGGTAACGGCAAATGGCATTTTTGGTAATCTTGTAGATAATTCTGTATTATACCGTGCTGTAGCTCTGGGTGATGTTTATGCCAAACGCTACTCCTCTCTTGATGCCGCTAGACATCCTTCATTAGCAAGACAGTTGTTAGCTCAATTTAGCGATCGCCTGGTAAAATCTCAACAGTTATTAGCCATCATCGCTATTAGAAGAGTAGAAGAGCGTTTAATTCAGTTGCTATTAATGCTAAAACAAGAGATCGGACAAACAGTTACCGATGGCATTCGGTTACAGGTACGTTTTACTCATCAACATTTAGCAGAATCTATTCACACCACTAGAGTCACGGTTACCAGAGTTCTAGGGGATTTGCAAAACCAAGGTTTAATTTATTTTGACGATGAGCGACACATTGTCATTAGAAGCTAA
- a CDS encoding sterol desaturase encodes MFLIKIIVVAVLLLIVGDFLSTFFYHVPEHVFGKFHTLVHHGKNRSFIHYAVLSRNPLVIFDGFLGALPYFIFIPVGWQISPIGIILGLALGELHVVWRHVSIIDWQTPKAIARCCQLCFITTPERHWQHHQNAQLAYGDIFTFYHLPAVAWMQFLLGIKKNYRQLPNG; translated from the coding sequence ATGTTTTTAATCAAAATAATTGTTGTTGCAGTATTATTACTAATTGTTGGCGATTTCTTGTCTACCTTTTTCTATCATGTGCCAGAACACGTTTTCGGTAAATTTCATACTTTAGTTCATCATGGAAAAAACCGTAGCTTTATTCATTATGCAGTTTTGAGCCGCAATCCTTTGGTAATTTTCGATGGATTTTTAGGTGCTTTACCCTACTTTATTTTTATTCCTGTAGGTTGGCAAATTTCCCCAATTGGGATAATCTTAGGTCTGGCTTTGGGTGAACTGCACGTAGTTTGGCGACACGTTTCAATTATTGATTGGCAAACTCCTAAAGCGATCGCTCGATGTTGCCAATTATGTTTTATCACTACCCCAGAAAGACATTGGCAACATCACCAAAATGCCCAACTAGCCTATGGTGATATTTTTACTTTCTATCATCTTCCTGCTGTGGCGTGGATGCAGTTTCTCCTGGGGATCAAAAAGAATTACCGTCAACTACCTAATGGTTGA
- a CDS encoding P-II family nitrogen regulator produces the protein MRKIEAIIHSHKLDDVKTSLISIGVIGMTISEVKAFGHKKGLTTRYRGTEYRIDFTTKLKVEAIVEDEMADLVVQQISLAARTGEIGDGKIFVSNAEQIVRIRTEETGIAAI, from the coding sequence TTGAGAAAAATTGAAGCGATTATTCATTCTCATAAACTAGATGATGTTAAAACGAGCTTAATTTCTATTGGTGTAATTGGCATGACTATTTCCGAGGTTAAAGCCTTTGGACATAAGAAAGGTTTAACTACTCGTTACCGAGGTACAGAATATCGGATTGATTTTACTACTAAACTAAAAGTTGAAGCCATAGTTGAAGATGAGATGGCCGATTTAGTAGTCCAGCAAATATCTCTAGCTGCTCGTACTGGAGAAATTGGCGATGGTAAGATTTTCGTTTCTAATGCCGAGCAAATAGTTAGAATTAGAACCGAAGAAACGGGAATAGCCGCCATTTAA
- a CDS encoding CYTH domain-containing protein, which produces MGTEIERKYLVDKEKWRSHKEYLQSQFLVQGQRYCQGYISTNNETTVRVRIAGEQGYLTIKSKTVGHTRAEFEYPIPTQDAQEMLNNLCIKSLIEKFRYKFNIDNLTWEVDEFEGENQGLIIAEVELKSEAQQINIPDWIEREVNDPKYFNAYLIKHPYSQWQD; this is translated from the coding sequence ATGGGAACAGAAATAGAACGTAAGTATCTGGTAGACAAAGAGAAATGGCGATCGCACAAAGAATATTTACAAAGCCAGTTTCTTGTTCAAGGTCAAAGATATTGTCAGGGTTACATTTCCACCAATAACGAAACCACGGTTAGAGTCAGAATTGCTGGTGAGCAAGGGTATCTAACCATAAAAAGTAAAACTGTTGGACATACACGCGCCGAGTTTGAATATCCTATTCCTACTCAAGATGCCCAAGAAATGCTTAATAATTTGTGTATCAAATCTTTAATTGAAAAATTTAGATACAAGTTTAATATTGATAACTTGACTTGGGAAGTTGATGAATTTGAAGGGGAAAATCAAGGATTAATTATTGCTGAAGTAGAACTAAAAAGTGAAGCTCAGCAAATAAATATTCCCGACTGGATCGAACGAGAAGTTAATGATCCGAAATACTTTAATGCTTACCTGATTAAACATCCTTACAGTCAGTGGCAAGATTAA
- a CDS encoding TIGR04282 family arsenosugar biosynthesis glycosyltransferase, protein MSEILIIFSRYPEPGKTKTRMIPNLGAEGAAELQREMTEHTLNTAKQLLCRRKFTIEVHFAGGNQQQMVEWLGTEIKYIAQVSGDLGDKMQAAFERAFNLGNQRVVVIGIDCPDLDRIILSKAFNSLQKQDLVLGPAEDGGYYLIGLNQPLPELLQNIDWGSDRVLNQTKAIADRLNLSTHYLPTLVDIDRPKDLIIWQKYT, encoded by the coding sequence ATGAGCGAAATTTTAATTATTTTTAGTCGCTATCCTGAACCTGGTAAAACTAAAACTCGAATGATTCCTAATTTGGGTGCTGAAGGTGCTGCCGAATTGCAGCGAGAAATGACCGAACATACTTTAAATACTGCCAAACAACTTTTATGCCGCCGTAAATTTACTATCGAAGTTCACTTTGCAGGAGGAAATCAACAGCAAATGGTGGAATGGTTAGGAACAGAAATAAAATATATTGCTCAAGTTTCAGGAGATTTAGGAGACAAGATGCAAGCGGCATTTGAGCGTGCATTTAATTTAGGTAATCAGCGGGTAGTAGTTATTGGGATTGACTGTCCCGATCTCGATCGAATAATCTTAAGCAAGGCTTTTAACTCGTTACAAAAACAAGATTTAGTTTTAGGGCCAGCAGAAGATGGCGGGTACTATTTAATTGGTCTAAATCAGCCCCTGCCAGAGCTTTTGCAAAACATTGATTGGGGTAGCGATCGCGTATTAAATCAAACTAAAGCTATTGCCGATCGATTAAATTTAAGCACTCATTATCTTCCTACTTTAGTTGATATAGATCGCCCTAAAGATTTGATTATTTGGCAGAAATACACTTAA
- a CDS encoding acetate kinase translates to MKILVFNAGSSSQKSCLYALDQSIPNTPPEPLWSAHLDWTVTREGGMLTVKSNDTKQQIEVRERDTALKVMLNTLVTGETKVIDSLQNIDVVGHRVVHGGAKYNQATVIDADVKDAIALFIPLAPNHNPEHLRGINIVAEILPETPQVAVFDTAFHTTIPEPAKVYPIPYEYYERGIQRYGFHGISHQYCANRTAQILQQPLESLKIVNCHLGNGCSLAAIENGICIDTTMGFSPLEGLMMGTRCGSIDPQIPIYLMQEYDLDANEVNQILNKKSGLKGVSGISADLRTIAEAIASGNTQAQLALDIYLHRLKNAIGAMVASLNGIDVLVFTAGVGENSQIVRQKTCAGLSYLGLQLDIEQNNSCSEDANIAAIDSLVKVLVIHTQEDWAIALAAQTAIAD, encoded by the coding sequence ATGAAAATTTTAGTCTTCAATGCTGGTTCTAGCAGTCAAAAAAGCTGTCTTTATGCTTTAGACCAATCTATCCCAAATACGCCACCAGAACCGTTGTGGTCAGCCCATCTGGATTGGACAGTGACTCGAGAGGGGGGAATGCTTACCGTCAAAAGTAATGACACCAAACAGCAGATCGAGGTAAGAGAACGCGACACTGCTTTAAAAGTGATGTTAAATACTTTGGTTACAGGAGAAACTAAAGTTATAGACAGTCTCCAGAATATTGATGTGGTTGGTCATCGAGTAGTACATGGTGGAGCAAAATATAACCAAGCTACAGTGATTGATGCTGATGTTAAAGATGCGATCGCACTTTTTATTCCTCTGGCACCCAATCATAATCCCGAACATCTTAGAGGAATTAATATCGTCGCAGAAATATTACCTGAAACACCGCAGGTAGCGGTTTTTGATACGGCTTTTCACACTACTATTCCCGAACCCGCTAAAGTTTATCCCATACCTTATGAATATTATGAACGGGGAATTCAGCGTTATGGATTTCACGGTATTTCTCATCAATATTGCGCTAATCGCACCGCCCAAATTTTGCAGCAACCTCTTGAGTCTCTAAAAATTGTCAACTGTCATTTAGGTAATGGTTGTTCTTTAGCTGCGATTGAAAACGGGATCTGTATCGATACCACAATGGGTTTTTCACCCTTAGAAGGATTAATGATGGGAACTCGTTGTGGTTCAATCGATCCGCAAATTCCGATTTATCTGATGCAGGAATATGACTTAGATGCGAATGAAGTCAATCAAATTTTGAATAAAAAGTCTGGTTTAAAAGGAGTAAGCGGTATATCTGCCGATCTGAGAACTATTGCCGAAGCAATCGCTTCGGGTAATACTCAAGCACAGCTAGCTTTGGATATTTATCTTCATCGCTTGAAAAACGCGATCGGGGCAATGGTTGCTAGTCTTAATGGTATAGATGTTTTAGTCTTTACTGCGGGAGTGGGCGAAAATTCGCAGATTGTGCGCCAAAAAACTTGTGCAGGTTTATCTTATCTCGGTCTGCAACTAGATATTGAGCAAAACAATTCCTGTTCCGAAGATGCTAATATTGCGGCGATCGATTCTCTGGTAAAAGTACTGGTGATTCATACTCAAGAAGATTGGGCGATCGCTTTAGCAGCACAAACGGCTATTGCAGATTAA